One stretch of Weissella koreensis KACC 15510 DNA includes these proteins:
- a CDS encoding diguanylate cyclase, with protein MTLLISSFFTTGYVGYFNRLWNEIFVQNNGGAFLWKRAQIFIFGCGIGLYIHLATMFYFSGQIAMVFHNIALFLLVLPFLYLGGYNRIERFLQLLAAGYVWVGHHMGSMTINDNMNQPTVIIALLITVALLLISQVPLVHDKIVYNWQCSLLYFSLIGILFWGTLPSVSMGITMGPVIVVEAIVIFVTMNMVVMYLWFNGFKNTNPGQFEKAADLDALTKVHSFAFFQNESEKLFQNARHNNKPLSIIEWDIDRFKQVNDTFGHSAGNKILIETSGIVQKTLDEEMPSAQLFRTGGEEFTIMFPNSSIDDVLPIVKKAWDNVRTTNFFYQDTPIEVTISMGGTNLEPNDTKFKTIYDRVDEYLYMSKRNGRNQITIDGEKIYSGEHRQQVVAMYAYFTQNLMQFTQRRFKQVSAELLLRSFDYQTSEWKVPEDLNINIEAQLMLVKKLIDSNKLNQISINLELEQFADPHATDALLNFMNNQNELEQLNIEVSDIDKIQDWDFFAPTIKKLNSAHIRVVFNDINMIELTPDLKQHLVTMNGIKLNLRSKPVEQADTLQMMKPWLKFCQDNNIRFTIDGIENNADLQMARSFGVTYIQGFYFGIPELPVLS; from the coding sequence ATGACCCTTTTAATTTCAAGTTTTTTTACAACTGGGTATGTTGGATATTTCAATCGACTCTGGAATGAAATTTTTGTCCAAAATAATGGAGGAGCCTTTCTGTGGAAACGGGCTCAAATTTTTATATTTGGTTGTGGAATTGGTTTATATATCCATTTAGCCACAATGTTTTACTTTAGCGGCCAAATTGCCATGGTTTTCCATAATATCGCGCTCTTTTTACTCGTACTACCTTTCTTATACTTAGGTGGTTACAATCGCATAGAACGTTTTCTACAGTTACTAGCTGCTGGTTACGTATGGGTTGGGCATCATATGGGGTCTATGACGATTAATGATAATATGAACCAACCCACTGTAATCATTGCTTTACTAATTACAGTTGCCCTTTTGCTCATTAGTCAGGTGCCCTTGGTTCATGACAAAATTGTTTATAACTGGCAATGCAGTCTACTATACTTTAGCTTAATTGGAATCCTATTTTGGGGGACATTACCTTCAGTTTCGATGGGAATTACCATGGGACCTGTGATAGTAGTTGAAGCAATCGTTATCTTTGTTACCATGAATATGGTCGTAATGTATTTATGGTTTAACGGATTTAAAAATACCAATCCTGGTCAATTTGAAAAAGCTGCAGACTTAGATGCCTTAACTAAAGTGCATTCCTTCGCATTTTTCCAAAACGAATCAGAAAAACTTTTTCAAAACGCACGACATAATAATAAACCGCTTAGTATTATTGAATGGGATATCGATCGTTTCAAACAAGTTAATGATACCTTTGGTCATTCAGCCGGAAATAAAATTTTAATTGAAACATCTGGTATAGTTCAAAAAACTTTAGACGAAGAAATGCCATCCGCACAGCTCTTTAGAACTGGTGGTGAAGAGTTTACAATTATGTTCCCTAATAGTTCTATCGATGATGTCCTACCTATTGTTAAAAAAGCATGGGATAACGTGCGTACAACTAATTTCTTTTATCAAGATACACCTATTGAAGTTACGATTTCTATGGGTGGAACCAATTTAGAACCAAATGACACAAAATTCAAAACTATTTATGATCGAGTCGACGAATATCTTTATATGAGTAAAAGAAACGGAAGAAACCAGATCACAATTGATGGTGAAAAAATTTATTCAGGTGAGCATCGTCAACAAGTAGTTGCTATGTATGCTTACTTCACCCAAAATTTGATGCAATTCACGCAACGGCGCTTTAAACAAGTTTCGGCTGAATTATTATTGCGTTCTTTCGATTATCAAACCAGTGAATGGAAAGTTCCAGAAGACCTCAATATTAACATTGAAGCCCAATTAATGTTAGTGAAAAAGCTGATTGATTCTAACAAGTTGAATCAAATTAGCATCAATCTTGAATTAGAACAATTTGCAGACCCACATGCAACTGACGCTCTTTTAAATTTTATGAATAATCAAAATGAATTAGAACAATTGAACATTGAAGTCTCAGATATTGATAAGATTCAAGATTGGGATTTCTTTGCACCAACAATCAAAAAATTGAATTCAGCTCATATTCGTGTTGTCTTTAATGACATTAATATGATTGAATTGACGCCTGATTTGAAGCAGCATCTCGTAACTATGAATGGAATCAAATTGAATTTGCGTTCAAAGCCAGTTGAGCAAGCTGATACTCTCCAAATGATGAAACCTTGGCTTAAATTCTGCCAAGACAATAATATTAGATTTACAATTGACGGAATTGAAAATAATGCTGATCTACAAATGGCTCGTTCATTTGGAGTTACATATATTCAAGGATTCTACTTTGGAATTCCAGAATTACCTGTCTTGAGTTAA
- a CDS encoding GntR family transcriptional regulator: MAAKYELIKNKIKDEIEAGDYHIGEKLPTESELMARFSVSRFTVRRAITDLENENYVYKVQGGGMFVDNWHATATAGPTKLIGMITTHIAHYIFPNIISGVDRAASKQGYTMLVANTHNDPIRERQALLSMLDNNVAGLIIEPTQSAFNKENLDIYRHIDELKIPIVFINAIYEGLNYPVVKQYDEIAEKHLVEYLFEKGHNKILGVFQVDDLQGVRRMNGFIGAYQQQPELALNSSTIMYRSSDPINMVLEKVEQYLKVNSEITAIVAYNDQIAIQIYDLIHEMGLKMPEDISIVGFDDYHLDEYVNPKLTTMTHEKERMGSDAASLLIQAINGESVESLNYEPEFIERESVRDLNSIK; this comes from the coding sequence ATGGCGGCCAAGTACGAGTTAATTAAAAATAAAATCAAAGATGAAATTGAAGCTGGTGATTATCATATAGGGGAAAAATTACCAACTGAGTCCGAATTAATGGCTCGTTTTTCGGTTTCTAGATTTACGGTACGGCGGGCGATCACTGATTTAGAAAATGAAAATTATGTTTATAAAGTGCAAGGTGGGGGGATGTTTGTTGATAATTGGCATGCAACTGCTACGGCTGGACCTACCAAATTGATTGGAATGATTACTACCCATATTGCTCATTATATTTTCCCAAATATAATCAGTGGAGTCGACCGAGCAGCGTCTAAACAAGGTTATACGATGCTGGTAGCCAATACTCATAATGATCCTATTCGTGAACGACAAGCATTACTTTCGATGTTAGATAATAATGTCGCAGGTTTAATTATTGAACCAACACAAAGTGCATTTAATAAAGAGAATCTTGATATTTATCGACATATTGATGAATTAAAAATACCGATTGTATTTATTAATGCTATCTATGAAGGATTGAATTATCCTGTAGTGAAACAATATGATGAAATAGCAGAAAAGCATTTAGTCGAATATTTATTTGAAAAAGGGCATAATAAAATTTTAGGCGTTTTCCAAGTTGATGACTTACAAGGGGTTCGACGGATGAATGGGTTTATTGGTGCTTATCAACAGCAGCCAGAGCTAGCATTAAATTCATCAACGATTATGTATCGGTCTTCAGACCCAATTAATATGGTTTTAGAAAAGGTTGAACAATATTTAAAAGTTAATTCAGAAATTACGGCGATTGTAGCTTACAATGATCAAATTGCCATTCAAATTTATGATTTAATTCATGAAATGGGACTTAAAATGCCTGAAGACATTTCAATTGTGGGATTTGATGATTATCATTTGGATGAGTATGTAAATCCTAAGTTAACGACTATGACTCACGAAAAAGAACGGATGGGTAGTGATGCTGCGAGTTTGTTAATTCAAGCGATAAACGGCGAATCAGTTGAATCATTAAACTATGAACCTGAATTTATTGAACGAGAAAGTGTCAGGGATCTTAATTCAATTAAGTGA
- a CDS encoding peptidoglycan bridge formation glycyltransferase FemA/FemB family protein — MTQIVEIDPLEWNEFEEKHKNGFVMQSAEQYQLLQKRGRDVKIVGMKQSGQVVAGAVVTINKIHGGYNALMEQGPILDYEDPKLVKIFFEEIKKYYQEQEQGVVQLEFSPYLSYQNFNDHGEPITDKRDDLVNNITATGAIHQPVRMGMTDHGSMGWKYEKSLEGITADNLLDHVDKDVKYYLKKNKQFGVTYRFLKRDELGDFKKMLEDTAKRRGFHDKDIEYYQTVFDVYKDKAHFIIAEINFMDYLNAEQEAIDKLDERLSVLGERLAAKETKRNRGQFNEFNDQKNQHLKRIDKIIQMYGSMEEVPTEPVLISGAMFLGQGNEMDYYFSGMYDKYKDFYGPYLIQYEMIKMALEQGFPIYNFLGIDGEFDGSDGVLAFKTEFEGYATQLIGEFVLPIQPFKYRVLKLIKTILRRG, encoded by the coding sequence ATGACACAAATTGTTGAGATCGATCCATTAGAATGGAATGAATTTGAAGAAAAACATAAAAATGGATTCGTGATGCAATCGGCTGAACAGTATCAATTATTACAAAAACGTGGTCGAGACGTGAAAATTGTTGGGATGAAACAGTCTGGTCAAGTGGTGGCTGGTGCGGTTGTGACAATTAATAAAATTCATGGTGGTTACAATGCCCTTATGGAACAAGGACCAATTCTTGATTATGAAGATCCAAAATTAGTGAAAATATTTTTTGAGGAAATTAAAAAATACTACCAAGAACAAGAACAAGGGGTAGTGCAACTTGAATTTTCACCATATCTTAGTTATCAAAACTTTAATGATCATGGAGAGCCAATTACTGACAAGCGTGATGATCTAGTTAATAATATAACTGCCACTGGTGCTATTCATCAACCAGTTCGAATGGGAATGACTGATCATGGATCAATGGGTTGGAAGTATGAGAAATCATTGGAAGGTATAACGGCTGACAATCTTTTAGATCATGTAGATAAAGATGTTAAATATTATCTAAAGAAGAATAAACAATTTGGAGTAACATATCGTTTCTTAAAACGGGATGAATTGGGTGATTTCAAAAAGATGTTAGAAGATACGGCTAAGCGTCGTGGTTTTCATGATAAGGATATTGAATATTATCAAACCGTTTTTGATGTTTATAAAGACAAGGCTCATTTTATTATAGCTGAGATCAACTTTATGGACTATTTGAACGCTGAACAAGAGGCGATTGATAAATTAGATGAACGATTATCAGTGCTTGGAGAACGTTTGGCTGCTAAAGAAACTAAGCGAAATCGTGGCCAATTTAATGAATTTAATGATCAAAAAAATCAACATTTGAAGCGAATTGATAAAATCATTCAAATGTATGGATCTATGGAAGAAGTTCCTACTGAACCAGTGTTAATTTCTGGAGCCATGTTCTTAGGGCAAGGAAATGAAATGGACTATTATTTCTCCGGGATGTATGATAAATACAAAGATTTTTATGGCCCTTATTTGATTCAATATGAAATGATTAAAATGGCTTTGGAACAAGGTTTCCCAATCTATAATTTTCTAGGAATTGATGGTGAATTTGATGGATCTGATGGGGTCTTAGCATTCAAAACAGAATTTGAGGGTTATGCAACTCAATTGATAGGGGAGTTTGTTTTGCCCATCCAACCATTTAAATATCGGGTCTTGAAATTAATAAAGACCATCTTACGACGCGGTTAA
- a CDS encoding glycoside hydrolase family 43 protein yields the protein MENYSPLIIQRADPYIYKHTDGYYYFSASVPAYNLIELRRSKTIAGLAHAMPRTIWRKHDTGTGEESELIWAPEIHFINGKWYVYYAASHTTDFDENGMFQHRMYVIECEAPDPMETEDNWVEKGRVQTPIDSFALDATTFEHQNKLYYVWAQKDPEIFGNTNIYISEMENPWTLKTAPVMLTKPEYDWETQIFAVNEGPAVLHRNGKFFLTFSGSATDENYCMGMLYADENSDLLDPASWTKLDHPVFTSDVKHDLLGPGHNSFTVSEDGETDLLVYHIRNYADIKGDPLYDPNRHTMIQAFDYDENGFPVFGNPVKFTEL from the coding sequence ATGGAAAACTATAGTCCACTAATTATTCAAAGAGCAGACCCATATATCTACAAGCATACTGATGGATATTATTATTTTAGTGCCTCTGTTCCAGCATATAATTTGATTGAGTTACGACGATCAAAGACTATTGCTGGGCTGGCTCATGCGATGCCACGAACGATTTGGCGTAAACATGACACTGGAACAGGCGAGGAAAGTGAGTTGATCTGGGCACCTGAGATTCATTTCATCAATGGTAAATGGTATGTCTATTATGCTGCATCCCATACAACTGATTTTGACGAAAATGGTATGTTTCAACACCGGATGTATGTGATTGAGTGTGAGGCACCCGATCCAATGGAAACAGAAGATAACTGGGTCGAGAAAGGCCGTGTTCAAACTCCAATCGATTCATTTGCCTTAGATGCCACAACTTTTGAACACCAAAACAAGTTGTATTATGTTTGGGCTCAAAAGGATCCAGAAATTTTTGGAAATACTAATATATATATTTCTGAAATGGAAAATCCTTGGACGCTTAAAACGGCACCCGTTATGTTGACTAAACCAGAATATGATTGGGAAACTCAGATATTCGCGGTAAATGAAGGGCCAGCCGTCTTACATCGAAATGGAAAATTCTTCTTGACCTTCTCCGGAAGTGCCACTGATGAAAATTATTGTATGGGGATGCTTTACGCAGATGAAAATTCAGATCTTTTGGATCCAGCTAGTTGGACTAAGTTAGATCATCCCGTCTTTACATCGGATGTTAAGCATGATCTTTTGGGACCGGGACATAACTCATTTACAGTTTCAGAAGATGGTGAAACTGATTTGCTTGTCTATCATATCCGCAACTACGCTGACATCAAAGGTGACCCATTGTATGATCCTAATCGGCATACGATGATTCAAGCATTTGATTATGATGAAAATGGATTCCCTGTTTTTGGAAATCCCGTTAAATTTACAGAATTATAA